A single Cucumis melo cultivar AY chromosome 4, USDA_Cmelo_AY_1.0, whole genome shotgun sequence DNA region contains:
- the LOC127149063 gene encoding uncharacterized protein LOC127149063, with the protein MARSVLITFVGLLVLCFSETLAKAEYLKYKDPKQPLNVRIKDLFGRMTLEEKIGQMVQIERANASMDVMRKYFIGSVLSGGGSVPSKNASAKTWVHMVNKIQEGALSTRLGIPMIYGIDAVHGHNNVYNATIFPHNIGLGATRDPQLVKRIGVATALEVRATGIPYAFAPCIAVCRDPRWGRCYESYGEDHKIVQAMTEIIPGLQGDLPSNIRKGVPYVAGKNNVAACAKHFVGDGGTTKGINENNTVIDGHGLFSIHMPAYYNSIIKGVATIMVSYSSVNGEKMHANKKLVTDFLKNTLHFKGFVISDWQGIDKITSPPHANYTYSILASVNAGVDMIMVPYNYTEFIDALTYLVKNNAIPISRIDDAVKRILRVKFVMGLFENPLADLSLVNEIGKQEHRELAREAVRKSLVLLKNGKLPNQPLLPLPKKAPKILVAGTHANDLGNQCGGWTIEWQGLTGNNLTSGTTVLTAIKDTVDPETEVVFDNNPNAEFLKTHQFSYAIVVVGEHPYAETNGDSLNLTIPEPGPETIKNVCGAVKCVVVVISGRPVVIQPYIDSIDALVAAWLPGTEGKGISDVLFGDYGFTGKLSQTWFKSVDQLPMNFGDAHYDPLFPLGFGLTTQPVKA; encoded by the exons ATGGCAAGATCAGTTCTCATCACTTTTGTTGGACTTTTGGTACTTTGTTTCTCTGAAACATTGGCCAAAGCTGAATACTTAAAGTATAAGGACCCCAAACAACCTTTAAATGTTCGCATCAAGGACTTATTCGGTCGAATGACTCTTGAGGAAAAAATAGGCCAAATGGTGCAAATTGAAAGGGCTAATGCTTCTATGGACGTTATGAGAAAATATTTCATCG GGAGTGTATTGAGTGGTGGAGGCAGTGTTCCATCAAAGAACGCTTCAGCCAAGACTTGGGTCCATATGGTTAACAAAATTCAAGAAGGGGCTTTGTCAACTAGGCTTGGAATTCCTATGATATATGGAATTGATGCTGTACATGGTCACAACAATGTCTATAATGCAACAATCTTCCCTCACAATATTGGTCTTGGAGCTACGAG GGATCCTCAACTTGTTAAAAGGATTGGGGTTGCTACTGCCCTTGAAGTTAGAGCTACTGGGATTCCTTATGCTTTCGCACCTTGCATAGCA GTTTGCAGAGATCCACGATGGGGTCGTTGTTACGAAAGCTATGGTGAAGACCATAAGATTGTCCAAGCTATGACTGAGATCATCCCAGGTTTACAAGGAGACCTCCCATCTAATATTCGCAAGGGTGTTCCTTATGTCGCTGGAAA AAACAATGTAGCAGCATGTGCAAAGCACTTTGTGGGAGATGGTGGAACAACAAAGGGTATCAATGAGAACAACACAGTAATAGATGGCCATGGATTATTTAGCATTCATATGCCAGCTTACTATAACTCAATAATCAAAGGAGTTGCAACCATTATGGTTTCTTATTCAAGTGTCAATGGAGAGAAGATGCATGCAAACAAGAAGCTTGTTACTGATTTTCTCAAGAACACCCTTCATTTTAag ggTTTTGTAATCTCAGATTGGCAAGGTATTGATAAGATTACAAGTCCACCTCATGCTAACTATACATATTCCATTTTGGCAAGCGTCAATGCTGGTGTTGACATG ATTATGGTGCCATACAACTACACAGAGTTCATCGATGCTCTTACCTATTTGGTAAAAAATAACGCAATTCCTATTAGTCGAATTGATGATGCAGTGAAGAGAATATTGAGAGTCAAATTTGTCATGGGTTTATTTGAGAACCCGTTAGCTGATTTAAGCTTGGTTAATGAGATTGGTAAACAG GAGCATAGAGAACTAGCCAGAGAAGCTGTCAGAAAATCTTTGGTGTTATTGAAGAATGGAAAATTGCCCAACCAACCACTGTTGCCCCTCCCAAAGAAAGCACCAAAGATACTTGTTGCTGGCACCCATGCAAATGACCTTGGAAATCAATGTGGTGGTTGGACTATCGAATGGCAAGGACTTACTGGCAACAACCTTACCAGTG GTACAACCGTTCTTACAGCAATAAAAGACACAGTTGATCCCGAAACAGAAGTTGTATTTGACAATAATCCAAATGCAGAATTCCTCAAAACACACCAGTTTTCTTATGCCATTGTGGTGGTTGGAGAACATCCATATGCAGAAACCAATGGTGATAGCTTGAACTTGACAATTCCTGAGCCTGGTCCAGAAACAATCAAAAATGTTTGTGGAGCAGTGAAATGTGTAGTTGTAGTAATCTCAGGAAGACCAGTAGTAATTCAGCCTTATATTGATTCAATTGATGCACTTGTTGCTGCATGGCTTCCAGGAACTGAAGGCAAAGGCATTAGCGATGTGTTATTTGGAGATTATGGGTTCACCGGAAAGCTTTCACAGACTTGGTTTAAGAGTGTTGATCAATTGCCGATGAATTTTGGTGATGCACATTATGATCCTCTTTTCCCATTAGGATTTGGTCTTACTACACAGCCTGTTAAAGCTTAA